The following are from one region of the Mesorhizobium sp. B4-1-4 genome:
- a CDS encoding amino acid ABC transporter substrate-binding protein produces MKWLKSLIVAGTLQALAVASGHAGANLDQIKQAGVIKVGTEGTYAPFTYHDASGALVGFDVEIAKAIGEKLGVKVEFLEGKWDGLIAGLDVKRYDAVINEVGITDARKAKYDFSDPYIASKAVLIVRGDNTDIKTFADLKGKKSAQSLTSNFGKLAEANGAELVGTDGFDQSIQLLLTGRADATINDSLSFLDFKKHKPDANVKIAAQEENADYSGVIVRKGDPELVAAINKALADIKADGTYQKIADTYFGQDVSK; encoded by the coding sequence ATGAAATGGCTCAAGTCGCTTATCGTCGCCGGAACGCTGCAGGCCCTGGCCGTCGCATCGGGCCATGCCGGTGCCAATCTCGACCAGATCAAGCAGGCTGGCGTCATCAAGGTCGGGACGGAAGGCACTTACGCGCCCTTCACCTATCATGATGCGTCCGGCGCGCTGGTCGGCTTCGACGTCGAAATCGCCAAGGCGATCGGGGAAAAGCTCGGGGTCAAGGTCGAGTTCCTCGAAGGCAAGTGGGACGGGCTGATCGCCGGTCTCGACGTCAAGCGCTACGACGCCGTCATCAACGAGGTCGGCATTACCGATGCACGCAAGGCCAAGTACGATTTCTCCGACCCCTACATCGCCTCCAAGGCGGTGCTGATCGTGCGCGGCGACAATACCGACATCAAGACCTTCGCCGACCTCAAGGGCAAGAAGTCGGCACAGTCGCTGACCTCCAATTTCGGCAAGCTGGCCGAGGCGAATGGCGCAGAGCTTGTCGGCACCGATGGCTTCGACCAGTCGATCCAGCTGCTTCTGACCGGCCGTGCCGACGCCACCATCAACGACAGCCTGTCCTTCCTCGACTTCAAGAAGCACAAGCCCGACGCCAATGTGAAGATCGCAGCGCAAGAGGAAAACGCCGATTATTCCGGCGTCATCGTGCGCAAGGGCGATCCCGAGCTGGTCGCGGCCATCAATAAGGCGCTGGCCGACATCAAGGCCGACGGCACCTATCAGAAGATCGCCGACACCTATTTCGGCCAGGACGTTTCGAAGTAA
- a CDS encoding RNA-binding S4 domain-containing protein: MVAEGRQRIDKWLFFSRVVKSRSLAAKLVVAGRVRINRDKAAQASDLVKPGDVLTITLDQRIFVWKVLGAGVRRGPAEEARTLYEDMSPPPAPKGEALPDAIPALREAGSGRPTKRERRQTDRLLGED, translated from the coding sequence ATGGTTGCTGAAGGCCGCCAGCGCATCGACAAATGGCTGTTCTTCTCGCGCGTGGTAAAATCGCGTTCGCTGGCGGCCAAGCTGGTCGTCGCCGGCCGCGTGCGGATCAATCGCGACAAAGCAGCGCAGGCCTCCGATCTGGTCAAGCCCGGCGATGTGCTGACCATCACGCTCGACCAGCGCATTTTCGTCTGGAAGGTGCTCGGCGCGGGTGTGCGGCGCGGCCCGGCAGAAGAGGCCCGCACCCTCTATGAGGACATGTCGCCACCGCCCGCACCGAAGGGCGAGGCGCTTCCCGACGCGATTCCGGCGCTGCGCGAGGCCGGCAGCGGCCGTCCGACCAAAAGAGAGCGCCGCCAGACCGACCGCTTGCTTGGCGAGGATTGA
- a CDS encoding M48 family metalloprotease, producing MFTPPEVQESGFQPSDKPITVDNVAANNKLAELAKAQHPRILATYGGEYSDPKLERMVAKVVGNLTVVSANPTQTYRITILNSPNVNAFALPGGYLYVTRGLLALANDSSELAAVIAHEMGHVTANHGLQRQQLEAEEGLATKVVSDVLGDSPTAKAALIRGKLRLAQFSRNQELEADAIGIKSIGEAGYDPYAAGRFLQSMSAYTDFRSISGATDASLDFLATHPNTPQRIDLAQRHARQFGAPGVGTRDRDSFLAGIDGLLYGDTPEEGYVRGETFLHPGLGVSFTVPDGFIIDNSAAAVTATGPGDIAIRFDGVSIDKNRSLTDYIRSGWVAGLDDSTVKQETINGNDAATAHAGAQGWQFDIAVIRAGGQVYRLLTAAPSASTSLDSVARSVSGSFRTLSAAEKAALKPLHIRVLTVQPGQTMGSLAAQMVGVDRKLDLFRVLNALSPGAAVSAGDKVKIVTDK from the coding sequence ATGTTCACGCCTCCGGAAGTCCAGGAATCCGGCTTCCAACCATCCGACAAGCCGATCACGGTCGACAATGTCGCCGCCAACAACAAGCTTGCCGAACTGGCCAAGGCACAGCATCCGCGCATCCTAGCGACCTATGGCGGCGAATATTCCGATCCCAAACTCGAGCGCATGGTCGCCAAGGTCGTCGGCAATCTGACCGTGGTGTCGGCGAACCCGACCCAGACCTATCGCATCACCATCCTCAATTCGCCCAATGTCAACGCCTTCGCGTTGCCGGGCGGCTATCTCTACGTCACACGCGGCCTGCTGGCGCTGGCTAATGATTCGTCCGAGCTCGCCGCCGTCATCGCCCATGAGATGGGCCATGTCACAGCCAATCACGGCTTGCAGCGCCAGCAGCTGGAGGCCGAGGAAGGCCTGGCGACCAAGGTGGTCTCGGATGTGCTTGGCGATAGCCCGACCGCCAAGGCGGCACTCATCCGTGGCAAGCTCCGGCTGGCGCAGTTCTCGCGCAACCAGGAGTTGGAAGCAGACGCCATCGGCATCAAGTCGATCGGCGAGGCCGGCTATGACCCTTACGCCGCCGGCCGCTTCCTGCAGTCGATGTCGGCCTATACCGATTTCCGTTCGATCAGCGGTGCCACCGACGCCAGTCTGGATTTCCTGGCCACGCATCCCAACACGCCGCAGCGCATCGACCTGGCGCAGCGCCACGCCCGCCAGTTCGGCGCCCCGGGTGTGGGCACGCGCGACCGCGATTCCTTCCTCGCCGGCATAGACGGCCTGCTCTATGGCGACACGCCGGAGGAAGGATATGTGCGGGGCGAGACCTTCCTGCATCCGGGCCTCGGCGTGTCGTTCACGGTGCCGGATGGGTTCATCATCGACAATTCGGCGGCGGCGGTGACGGCGACCGGACCAGGCGACATAGCGATCCGCTTCGATGGCGTTTCGATCGACAAGAACCGCTCCTTGACTGACTACATCAGAAGTGGCTGGGTGGCTGGCCTCGACGACAGCACCGTCAAGCAGGAAACGATCAACGGCAATGACGCCGCGACCGCGCATGCCGGCGCGCAAGGCTGGCAGTTCGACATCGCGGTGATCCGTGCCGGCGGCCAGGTCTATCGGCTGCTGACAGCGGCCCCCTCGGCCAGCACTTCGCTGGATTCGGTGGCGCGGTCGGTCAGCGGGTCGTTCCGGACCCTGAGTGCCGCGGAAAAGGCGGCGCTCAAGCCGCTGCATATCCGCGTGCTCACCGTGCAGCCCGGACAGACCATGGGCTCGCTTGCCGCGCAAATGGTGGGCGTCGATCGCAAGCTCGACCTGTTCCGGGTGCTCAATGCGTTGTCACCGGGGGCCGCGGTCTCGGCCGGTGACAAGGTCAAGATTGTCACCGACAAGTAG
- the thiB gene encoding thiamine ABC transporter substrate binding subunit — MRTLLYSLCTAMVVVLSGPAVAKDKLTVYTYESFTADWGPGPVVKKEFEAECGCDVEFVSVADGVALLNRVKLEGASTKADIVLGLDTNLTADAKASGLFAPHGAVTGINVPGGWSDDTFVPFDYGYFAVVYDTQKLKTPPKSLKELVEGSADDKIVIQDPRTSTPGLGLLLWVKSVYGDKAPEAWAKLKTKVLTVTPGWSEAYGLFTKGEAPMVLSYTTSPAYHMVAEKTERYQAASFDEGEYLQIEVAGITTTGAKNPLAEKFMAFMIGPKFQDAIPETNWMFPAGKTDKPLNPAFDKLVKPTKTLLFSPEEVAANRKAWVDEWLAVVSK; from the coding sequence ATGCGCACGCTTTTATATTCTCTTTGCACAGCCATGGTTGTGGTGCTGTCCGGCCCGGCCGTGGCCAAGGACAAGCTCACCGTCTACACCTATGAGAGCTTCACAGCCGACTGGGGTCCTGGCCCGGTGGTGAAGAAGGAATTCGAGGCCGAATGCGGCTGTGATGTCGAATTCGTTTCGGTCGCCGACGGCGTGGCCCTGCTCAACCGCGTCAAGCTCGAAGGGGCATCCACCAAGGCCGATATCGTGCTCGGCCTCGATACCAATCTCACCGCCGATGCCAAGGCTTCGGGCCTGTTCGCGCCACATGGCGCGGTGACCGGTATCAATGTGCCTGGCGGCTGGAGCGACGATACTTTTGTCCCGTTCGACTACGGCTATTTCGCTGTCGTCTATGACACGCAGAAGCTCAAGACGCCGCCCAAGAGCCTGAAGGAGCTGGTCGAAGGCAGCGCCGACGACAAGATCGTCATCCAGGATCCGCGCACCTCGACGCCCGGGCTCGGCCTGCTGTTGTGGGTGAAGTCGGTCTATGGCGACAAGGCGCCGGAAGCCTGGGCCAAGCTCAAGACGAAGGTGTTGACCGTGACGCCGGGCTGGAGCGAAGCCTATGGCCTGTTCACCAAGGGTGAGGCGCCAATGGTGCTGTCCTACACCACCTCGCCGGCCTACCACATGGTCGCAGAGAAGACCGAGCGCTACCAGGCGGCCTCATTCGATGAGGGTGAATATCTCCAGATCGAGGTAGCCGGCATCACCACGACCGGAGCCAAGAACCCGCTGGCGGAAAAGTTCATGGCCTTCATGATCGGGCCGAAGTTCCAGGACGCCATCCCCGAGACCAACTGGATGTTCCCGGCCGGCAAGACCGACAAGCCGCTCAACCCGGCCTTCGACAAGCTGGTCAAGCCGACCAAGACCTTGCTGTTCAGCCCCGAGGAGGTCGCCGCCAACCGCAAGGCCTGGGTGGATGAATGGCTGGCGGTGGTGAGCAAGTAG
- the thiQ gene encoding thiamine ABC transporter ATP-binding protein translates to MPDGAASRLERGASVRLDHVSFSYGEAPLVFDVDFAATKIIAIMGPSGSGKSTLLNLVAGFETPRSGRVLIGGTDVSAQPPSARPVSMVFQENNLFAHLSVEQNVGLGRSPSLRLTEADRTDIAEALLRTGLAGKEKRLPRELSGGERQRVALARVLVRDRPVLLLDEPFASLGPALRDDMLDLVAGVHAERGMTVLFVTHQPQDARRIGQNVVFLDNGAVAAIGKADDFFAGAGPEAFRRYIGSGAGDAVSRDIARKRT, encoded by the coding sequence ATGCCTGACGGGGCGGCCAGCAGGCTTGAAAGAGGCGCTTCGGTGCGGCTGGACCACGTATCGTTCAGTTATGGCGAAGCGCCGCTCGTTTTCGATGTTGATTTCGCCGCGACAAAGATCATCGCCATCATGGGACCGAGCGGCTCGGGGAAGTCGACGTTGCTCAACCTGGTCGCCGGGTTCGAGACACCCCGGTCCGGCCGGGTGCTGATCGGTGGGACGGATGTCAGCGCCCAGCCACCCTCGGCGCGGCCGGTGTCGATGGTGTTCCAGGAGAACAATCTGTTTGCCCATCTTTCCGTCGAGCAGAATGTCGGGCTCGGCCGCTCGCCGTCGCTGCGGCTGACCGAGGCCGACCGCACTGATATCGCGGAGGCGCTTCTGCGCACCGGTCTTGCCGGCAAGGAGAAGCGGTTGCCGCGCGAACTTTCCGGTGGCGAACGGCAGCGCGTTGCCCTGGCGCGCGTGCTGGTGCGCGACCGCCCAGTGCTGTTGCTCGATGAACCGTTCGCTTCGCTCGGGCCGGCCTTGCGCGACGACATGCTCGACCTGGTTGCCGGGGTTCATGCCGAACGTGGGATGACGGTGCTGTTCGTGACGCACCAGCCGCAGGATGCCCGGCGCATCGGCCAGAATGTGGTGTTTCTGGACAATGGCGCTGTTGCGGCGATCGGCAAGGCGGACGATTTCTTTGCCGGGGCTGGTCCGGAGGCATTCCGACGCTACATCGGTTCAGGTGCTGGGGATGCCGTATCACGAGATATTGCCCGGAAGCGGACATAA
- the thiP gene encoding thiamine/thiamine pyrophosphate ABC transporter permease, which translates to MQRASSDPRVTAGVIALMAIALLIGGAFAGLLVEGAGDLSGAWAAFDPYLLRVVRFTLWQAGLSTLLSVLPALFVARALSRHPRFFGRAFILQLFAVPLALPAIVAALGILALYGRAGYFAGLFSAVGGEGWPGIYGLSGILVAHVFFNLPLGVRLFLEALQTIQADQWRLANQLGMGAGPAFRLIEWPTLRAALPGVAGLVFMLCITSFTIVLTLGGGPAATTLEVGIYQALRFDFDPARAVALTLLQIGLTFIIVLALTRLGANVVGDTNLPVAPRRYVSVKATEAWLNGAFIALALLFVVGPMAATVVAGLGADLGQLAGEATVRQATLTSAALAFLSALLSVMLSLALTMARRALALDRRAGPRTVLEYATDTGAGFVLVVPPIVIGAGWFLLLRHAGDVFAIAPVMVVTVNAVMAMPFALRAVRPAYDAGSERHERLCAQLGIFGWTRLRLIDWPSLRRPLATAFAFAMALSLGDLGVIALFGSDSVQTLPYLLLARMGSYRTEDAAGLALLLGLVCLALVMAAHWMGREKNRDA; encoded by the coding sequence ATGCAACGCGCGTCTTCTGATCCCCGCGTCACCGCCGGCGTCATCGCGCTTATGGCAATCGCCCTTTTGATCGGTGGCGCGTTTGCCGGCCTGCTCGTCGAAGGCGCCGGTGACCTTTCGGGCGCCTGGGCAGCCTTCGATCCCTATCTGCTGCGCGTCGTGCGCTTCACGCTGTGGCAGGCAGGCCTCTCGACGCTTCTTTCGGTCCTCCCGGCATTGTTCGTGGCGCGGGCGCTGTCGCGGCATCCGCGCTTTTTCGGCCGCGCCTTCATCCTGCAGCTCTTCGCCGTGCCGCTGGCGCTTCCGGCGATCGTCGCGGCACTCGGCATCCTGGCGCTCTACGGCCGCGCCGGCTATTTCGCCGGTCTATTCAGCGCGGTCGGCGGCGAGGGCTGGCCGGGCATCTACGGGCTCTCAGGCATTCTGGTCGCCCATGTCTTCTTCAACCTGCCGCTCGGCGTGCGGCTGTTCCTCGAAGCGCTGCAGACCATACAGGCCGACCAATGGCGGCTGGCGAACCAGCTCGGCATGGGCGCGGGGCCGGCATTCCGGCTGATCGAATGGCCGACGCTGCGCGCCGCCTTGCCCGGCGTCGCCGGGCTGGTCTTCATGCTCTGCATCACATCCTTCACCATCGTGCTGACGCTTGGCGGCGGACCGGCGGCGACGACGCTGGAGGTCGGCATCTACCAGGCATTGCGCTTCGATTTCGATCCCGCGCGAGCCGTTGCACTGACATTGCTGCAGATCGGCTTGACCTTCATCATCGTGCTGGCGCTGACGCGGCTCGGCGCCAATGTCGTCGGCGACACCAACCTGCCGGTCGCGCCGCGCCGCTATGTCTCGGTCAAGGCCACCGAGGCGTGGCTGAATGGAGCGTTCATCGCGCTGGCGCTGCTGTTCGTTGTCGGGCCCATGGCGGCCACCGTGGTCGCCGGACTTGGCGCCGATCTCGGCCAGCTGGCCGGCGAGGCCACTGTCCGGCAGGCGACACTGACCAGTGCTGCGCTGGCCTTCCTGTCGGCCCTGCTTTCGGTGATGCTGTCGCTGGCCCTGACCATGGCGCGCCGGGCGCTGGCGCTGGATCGCCGCGCCGGACCAAGAACAGTGCTCGAATATGCCACGGATACCGGCGCGGGGTTTGTCCTGGTCGTGCCGCCGATCGTCATCGGCGCCGGCTGGTTCCTGCTGCTGCGCCATGCCGGCGATGTCTTCGCCATCGCTCCGGTCATGGTCGTCACCGTCAATGCGGTTATGGCGATGCCTTTCGCGCTGCGCGCCGTCCGCCCCGCCTATGATGCGGGGAGCGAACGCCACGAACGGCTCTGCGCGCAACTTGGGATTTTCGGCTGGACCAGGCTGCGGCTGATCGACTGGCCATCGCTGCGGCGTCCGCTCGCCACCGCCTTTGCCTTCGCCATGGCGCTGTCGCTCGGCGATCTCGGGGTCATCGCGCTGTTCGGCAGTGATTCCGTGCAGACCTTGCCCTACCTTCTCCTGGCGCGCATGGGCAGCTATCGTACCGAGGATGCCGCCGGCCTAGCGCTGCTGCTCGGCCTCGTCTGCCTGGCTCTGGTCATGGCGGCCCACTGGATGGGCAGGGAGAAGAACCGGGATGCCTGA
- a CDS encoding CarD family transcriptional regulator: MATITPQKKSTGARHGFKTGEYIVYPAHGVGQIVSIDEQEVAGHKLELFVIDFQKDKMRLKVPVAKATSIGMRKLSEEDYVERALKVVQGRARVKRTMWSRRAQEYDAKINSGDLISISEVVRDLYRADNQPEQSYSERQLYEAALDRMAREIAAVNRMSETEAVRLIEVNLNKGPKRGAKADNEEAEQEEAA, from the coding sequence ATGGCAACGATCACCCCGCAGAAGAAGTCCACTGGAGCGCGTCACGGTTTCAAGACCGGCGAGTACATCGTCTATCCGGCGCACGGCGTCGGCCAGATCGTCTCGATCGACGAGCAGGAAGTGGCCGGGCACAAGCTGGAACTGTTCGTCATCGACTTCCAGAAGGACAAGATGCGCCTGAAGGTGCCGGTCGCCAAGGCGACCTCCATCGGCATGCGCAAGCTGTCGGAAGAGGATTATGTCGAGCGCGCGCTGAAGGTCGTGCAGGGCCGCGCCCGCGTCAAGCGCACCATGTGGTCGCGCCGCGCCCAGGAATACGATGCCAAGATCAACTCGGGCGACCTGATCTCGATCTCGGAAGTCGTGCGCGACCTCTATCGCGCCGACAACCAGCCGGAGCAGTCCTATTCCGAACGCCAGCTCTACGAGGCGGCGCTCGACCGCATGGCCCGCGAGATCGCGGCTGTCAACCGCATGTCGGAAACCGAAGCCGTCCGCCTGATCGAGGTCAATCTCAACAAGGGCCCTAAGCGCGGCGCCAAGGCCGACAATGAGGAAGCCGAGCAGGAAGAAGCTGCCTGA
- the fdxA gene encoding ferredoxin FdxA has translation MTYVVTDNCIKCKYMDCIEVCPVDCFYEGENMLVIHPDECIDCGVCEPECPADAIKPDTEPGLDKWLQINTEYAEKWPNITAKKEPPADAKTFDGEAGKFEKYFSAEPGEGD, from the coding sequence ATGACCTATGTCGTGACCGACAATTGCATCAAATGCAAATACATGGATTGCATCGAGGTCTGTCCGGTCGACTGTTTCTACGAAGGCGAGAACATGCTCGTCATTCATCCCGACGAGTGTATCGACTGCGGGGTCTGCGAGCCGGAATGCCCCGCCGACGCGATCAAGCCCGACACCGAGCCCGGTCTCGACAAATGGCTGCAGATCAACACCGAATATGCCGAGAAATGGCCTAACATCACCGCCAAGAAGGAACCGCCGGCCGACGCCAAGACCTTCGACGGCGAGGCCGGCAAGTTCGAGAAATATTTCTCCGCCGAACCTGGCGAAGGCGATTGA
- a CDS encoding amino acid ABC transporter permease, whose protein sequence is MLHWLQLMLESLPSLLWAALIFTVPLTLLSFVLGLTVGLGAALGRLFGPRPLVALVRFYVWIFRGTPLLVQLFLIFYGLPSVGILLDAFTAALIGFTLNIGAYTSEIIRAAIGSVPKGQWEAAYSIGMTWSQAMRRTILPQAGRVAVPPLSNTFISLVKDTSLAAAITVPEMFQAAQRIVATTYEPLILYVEAAILYLAMSSVLSALQTRLEERLNRYGGFLEARS, encoded by the coding sequence GTGCTGCACTGGCTGCAACTGATGCTGGAGTCGCTGCCTTCGCTGCTCTGGGCTGCCCTGATCTTCACCGTGCCGCTGACGCTGCTGTCTTTCGTCCTTGGCCTGACCGTCGGCCTCGGCGCGGCACTCGGCCGGCTGTTCGGGCCAAGGCCGCTGGTCGCGCTGGTGCGCTTCTATGTCTGGATCTTCCGCGGCACGCCGCTTCTGGTGCAGCTGTTCCTGATCTTCTATGGCCTGCCGTCGGTCGGCATCCTGCTCGACGCCTTCACGGCGGCACTGATCGGCTTCACGCTCAATATCGGCGCTTATACGTCGGAAATCATCCGCGCGGCCATCGGCTCGGTGCCGAAGGGCCAGTGGGAGGCCGCCTATTCGATCGGCATGACCTGGAGCCAGGCGATGCGGCGCACCATCCTGCCGCAAGCAGGCCGCGTCGCGGTGCCGCCGCTCTCCAACACCTTCATCTCGCTGGTCAAGGATACCTCGCTGGCCGCCGCCATCACCGTGCCGGAGATGTTCCAGGCGGCGCAGCGCATCGTCGCCACCACCTATGAGCCGCTGATCCTCTATGTCGAGGCGGCGATCCTCTATCTGGCGATGAGTTCGGTGCTGTCTGCCCTGCAGACGCGGCTGGAAGAACGGCTCAACCGCTATGGCGGCTTCCTGGAGGCACGCTCATGA
- a CDS encoding thiamine diphosphokinase — translation MSTFTILLGGDLIRTPRLDRQVEGSRVIAADAGIGHARMLGVVPELWVGDFDSVPADLPANLAAVTRQTFPAEKDKTDGELAIAAALERGATRLVLVGAFGGKRADHAFLHLALGLRLAEAGTDVLLTSGAQEGVPLLNGAAGFDYDDGTLFSILGFSELAGLTVTGAKWPLNQVEVAFGSSLTISNEVNGRLEIALGRGRALLLAHPYPLPES, via the coding sequence ATGAGCACATTCACCATCCTGCTTGGCGGCGATCTCATCCGCACGCCCCGGCTCGACCGCCAGGTCGAAGGCTCGCGCGTCATCGCCGCCGACGCCGGCATCGGCCATGCACGGATGCTGGGCGTTGTGCCGGAACTGTGGGTAGGCGACTTCGATTCGGTTCCGGCCGATCTGCCCGCCAACCTCGCCGCTGTGACCCGCCAAACCTTCCCGGCGGAGAAGGACAAGACCGACGGCGAACTCGCGATCGCGGCGGCACTCGAGCGCGGGGCAACCCGCCTTGTGCTGGTGGGCGCCTTCGGCGGCAAGCGGGCCGATCACGCCTTCCTGCATCTGGCGCTCGGCCTACGCCTGGCCGAGGCGGGAACCGACGTGCTTTTGACCAGCGGGGCCCAGGAAGGCGTCCCCCTGCTCAACGGAGCGGCTGGCTTCGACTACGACGACGGCACGCTGTTTTCGATCCTTGGCTTTTCCGAACTGGCTGGCCTGACCGTCACCGGCGCCAAATGGCCGCTCAACCAGGTCGAAGTGGCTTTCGGATCGTCACTGACCATCTCCAACGAGGTCAACGGCCGCCTCGAAATCGCGCTTGGCCGCGGCCGAGCGCTGCTGCTCGCCCATCCCTATCCCTTGCCCGAAAGCTGA
- a CDS encoding RNA polymerase factor sigma-32 — MMEDTAGRIMVRAAMKAPYLERDEEHRLALLWKEDNDQNALHCITVAHMRLVISMASKFRHYGLPLGDLIQEGHVGLLEAAARFEPEREVRFSTYATWWIRASMQDYILRNWSIVRGGTSSAQKALFFNLRRLRARLANGAEPLSNETLYREVSVALGVSEADVAMMDSRLSAPDSSLNVPLADDSGATERMDFLVSDDPLPDEIVGDKIDVARRSLWLKAALAALNARELRIIEERRLTDEGATLEALGETLGISKERVRQIEARAMEKLKVALVKQNPEFLATAA; from the coding sequence ATGATGGAAGACACGGCAGGACGGATAATGGTCCGCGCGGCAATGAAGGCTCCCTACCTCGAACGGGACGAAGAGCACCGGCTGGCCTTGCTCTGGAAGGAGGACAACGACCAGAACGCGTTGCACTGCATAACCGTGGCCCATATGCGGCTGGTCATTTCCATGGCCTCCAAATTCCGCCATTACGGCCTGCCACTCGGCGATTTGATCCAGGAAGGGCATGTCGGCCTACTGGAAGCCGCCGCCCGCTTCGAGCCGGAACGGGAGGTGCGGTTTTCGACCTATGCGACCTGGTGGATTCGCGCCTCGATGCAGGACTACATTCTGCGCAATTGGTCGATCGTGCGTGGCGGCACGAGTTCGGCGCAAAAGGCGCTGTTCTTCAATCTCAGGCGCTTGCGTGCCCGTCTGGCAAACGGCGCCGAGCCGCTTTCCAACGAAACCCTCTATCGCGAAGTATCGGTGGCGCTCGGCGTTTCCGAAGCTGATGTGGCGATGATGGATTCGCGGCTGTCGGCGCCGGATTCCTCGCTCAACGTGCCGCTTGCCGATGATTCAGGCGCCACCGAACGGATGGATTTCCTGGTCTCGGACGACCCGCTGCCCGACGAGATCGTCGGCGACAAGATCGACGTCGCGCGCCGCTCGCTCTGGCTGAAAGCCGCTCTCGCCGCCCTCAACGCCCGCGAACTGCGCATCATCGAGGAAAGGCGACTGACCGACGAGGGCGCGACGCTCGAGGCACTCGGCGAGACCCTCGGCATCTCCAAGGAACGCGTCCGCCAGATCGAGGCGCGCGCCATGGAAAAGCTCAAAGTCGCGCTGGTGAAGCAGAATCCAGAATTTCTGGCGACAGCAGCCTAA
- a CDS encoding amino acid ABC transporter ATP-binding protein: MISLTDIEKRFGDNLVLKGVTVAIAEGSVTALVGPSGGGKSTLLRCINLLEIPTSGTVRIGDESLAFRPGVKVPAADIRRLRLQTGMVFQNFQLFPHRTAMENVMEGLVTVLKWSPERARERALALLEKVGMAHKADAWPATLSGGQQQRVAIARALAPSPKVLLCDEPTSALDPELAQEVVDVLGQLASEGTTMVMATHDLRLASKIAREVVFLDAGVVVEKGPAAVLFGNPERERTKRFIATLKQEAEREGGGER, from the coding sequence ATGATCAGCCTCACCGACATAGAAAAGCGCTTCGGCGACAATCTGGTGCTGAAGGGGGTAACGGTCGCCATCGCCGAAGGCAGCGTTACCGCGCTTGTCGGCCCGTCGGGCGGCGGCAAGAGCACGCTCTTGCGCTGCATCAACCTTCTGGAGATCCCGACATCGGGCACGGTGCGGATCGGCGACGAGTCTCTCGCGTTCCGTCCGGGCGTCAAGGTGCCGGCCGCGGACATAAGACGCCTGCGCCTGCAGACCGGCATGGTGTTCCAGAATTTTCAGTTGTTTCCGCACCGCACCGCAATGGAGAATGTCATGGAAGGACTGGTGACGGTGCTCAAATGGTCGCCCGAGAGGGCCCGCGAGCGAGCGCTCGCCCTGCTGGAAAAAGTCGGGATGGCGCACAAGGCCGATGCCTGGCCGGCGACGCTGTCAGGCGGCCAGCAGCAGCGGGTGGCGATCGCCCGGGCGCTGGCCCCGTCGCCGAAAGTGCTGCTGTGCGACGAGCCGACCTCGGCGCTCGACCCGGAACTGGCGCAGGAGGTGGTCGATGTGCTCGGCCAGCTTGCCAGCGAAGGCACGACCATGGTGATGGCGACGCATGATTTGCGCTTGGCTTCCAAGATCGCGCGGGAAGTGGTTTTCCTCGACGCCGGCGTTGTGGTCGAAAAGGGGCCGGCGGCTGTGCTGTTCGGCAATCCGGAGCGTGAGCGGACCAAGCGGTTCATCGCCACGCTGAAGCAGGAGGCGGAGAGGGAAGGCGGAGGCGAGAGGTAG